One Psychrobacillus glaciei genomic region harbors:
- a CDS encoding transposase — translation MNIRKKTRKRQNSYEQKLFAVNEVRLKNRHKQDVAEELDIHINSLTKWLKLYREHGEDALLSNYEKPDLMEHTEELNRLRDIEKKYKEQLIQNEILKKFQAFLKVNEKRNASKP, via the coding sequence ATGAACATTCGAAAGAAAACCAGAAAACGTCAAAACTCATATGAACAAAAGTTGTTTGCTGTGAATGAAGTGCGTCTAAAAAACCGTCACAAACAAGATGTCGCAGAAGAACTCGACATTCATATTAATTCATTGACAAAGTGGTTAAAATTGTACAGAGAACACGGCGAAGATGCGCTTCTTTCAAACTATGAAAAACCAGATTTAATGGAACATACCGAAGAACTAAATAGATTAAGAGATATAGAAAAGAAGTACAAGGAACAATTGATACAAAATGAAATTCTAAAAAAGTTCCAGGCCTTTCTCAAGGTGAACGAAAAAAGAAATGCTTCGAAGCCATAA
- a CDS encoding thioredoxin family protein — protein MNKITTTEQFNEIISGDQEVLVKFEAGWCPDCRRMDMFIDPIVEKYDQYTWYEVNRDELPEIADKYEVMGIPSLLIYKKGEKKAHLHSANAKSPEQVTEFLDAQN, from the coding sequence ATGAATAAAATTACAACGACAGAACAATTTAATGAAATTATTTCTGGTGACCAAGAGGTATTAGTCAAATTCGAAGCTGGTTGGTGCCCTGATTGCCGAAGAATGGACATGTTTATAGATCCAATCGTGGAAAAATACGATCAATACACTTGGTATGAAGTAAACCGTGACGAACTACCAGAAATCGCAGATAAATATGAAGTAATGGGTATTCCAAGTCTTCTTATTTATAAAAAAGGCGAGAAAAAAGCTCACTTACATAGCGCAAATGCTAAATCTCCTGAGCAAGTAACAGAATTTTTGGATGCTCAGAACTAA
- a CDS encoding NAD(P)/FAD-dependent oxidoreductase — MKIHNGSLYWPTTIKQFENRTNFDKLDLYDVVIVGGGMSGALTALAVVEAGLTVAIIDKRQLGTGSTSANTGLLQYSNDIMLHELIDQIGEQDAVQFYKLCYKAVDDLEKIVTRLQLDADFIRRPSICYASDENDVEKIKVEYATLKKHGFPCDYFGPNEMAEKLPFSKPGALVTLEDAEINPLKFVLGLLQKVEEKGGHLFPYVEVEEVFEADNVIDIRTSENSFLAKKIIFTTGYETVPVGKRIGAVINRSYVFVSNPIENFNDWYKQGLIWETKRPYLYIRTTVDNRLIVGGLDEDKSEAPYSQELIQQHAETLLKQVQDLFPNYKIDIEYAYAATFGESIDNLPFIGEHPTKPKHYYLLGYGGNGTVYSMLGSQILRDLIMGKRNEDAEIVQLDRKYGVK, encoded by the coding sequence ATGAAGATACATAATGGCTCATTATACTGGCCTACTACAATTAAGCAATTCGAGAACAGAACTAATTTTGATAAGCTAGACCTATATGATGTTGTTATTGTTGGAGGAGGAATGTCTGGAGCTTTGACAGCTCTAGCTGTAGTAGAAGCTGGACTAACTGTTGCAATAATAGATAAAAGACAATTGGGAACCGGTAGCACGAGTGCAAATACGGGGCTTCTTCAATATTCAAATGATATTATGCTACACGAATTAATCGATCAAATTGGCGAACAAGATGCCGTTCAATTTTATAAACTATGCTATAAAGCTGTAGATGATTTAGAGAAAATAGTGACTCGACTGCAGTTAGATGCTGATTTTATTCGAAGACCTAGCATTTGTTATGCAAGTGATGAAAATGATGTAGAAAAAATTAAAGTAGAATATGCCACACTAAAAAAACATGGATTTCCCTGTGATTACTTTGGACCAAATGAAATGGCGGAGAAATTACCATTCTCAAAACCTGGTGCATTAGTGACATTGGAAGATGCGGAAATAAACCCTTTGAAATTTGTTTTAGGTCTATTACAAAAAGTGGAGGAAAAAGGAGGTCATCTATTTCCATACGTAGAGGTAGAGGAAGTATTTGAGGCCGACAATGTTATAGATATCCGTACTTCTGAGAATTCTTTTCTAGCAAAAAAGATCATTTTTACAACAGGATATGAAACAGTACCAGTAGGGAAAAGAATTGGCGCTGTTATCAATCGCTCCTATGTATTTGTAAGCAATCCTATTGAAAACTTCAACGATTGGTACAAGCAAGGGCTTATTTGGGAAACGAAACGACCTTATTTGTATATTCGTACTACTGTAGATAATAGACTAATTGTAGGTGGGTTAGATGAAGATAAATCTGAGGCACCCTATTCTCAAGAATTAATCCAACAACACGCCGAAACCTTATTAAAACAAGTCCAAGATTTATTTCCAAACTACAAAATTGACATTGAATACGCATATGCAGCAACTTTCGGTGAATCGATAGATAATTTACCTTTCATCGGAGAACATCCAACAAAGCCTAAACACTACTATTTATTAGGTTATGGTGGCAACGGGACTGTTTATAGTATGCTGGGGTCACAAATATTAAGAGATTTGATTATGGGCAAACGGAATGAAGATGCTGAGATTGTCCAGTTGGATCGAAAATATGGGGTGAAATAA
- a CDS encoding glycosyltransferase family protein, producing MYKKKRFSVAVWTRMYRTNLIKENVLYFKEGILHEDENWTPKVLLVAKRVGYISIPFYHYVIRNNSITQMENRKKHIADVLNTCKELEEEYNKRDISESNKRILKDYLARLYINTCTFGKYDGNFYINIVDKKFPLRNSYFIKTKIESLIYVLSIPLYKYIKLKYS from the coding sequence TTGTATAAAAAAAAAAGATTTTCTGTAGCTGTTTGGACAAGGATGTATCGTACAAATCTAATAAAGGAAAACGTTTTATATTTTAAAGAAGGTATATTACATGAAGATGAAAACTGGACACCGAAAGTTTTGTTAGTAGCCAAAAGAGTGGGGTATATAAGCATTCCATTTTATCATTATGTTATTCGCAATAATTCTATTACTCAAATGGAAAATAGAAAAAAACATATTGCGGATGTACTAAATACTTGCAAAGAATTAGAGGAAGAATATAATAAACGAGATATTTCTGAATCGAATAAAAGGATATTGAAAGATTATTTGGCAAGACTTTATATAAATACTTGTACATTTGGTAAATATGACGGAAATTTTTATATCAATATAGTTGATAAAAAATTTCCATTAAGAAATTCTTATTTTATAAAAACAAAAATAGAATCTTTGATTTATGTACTAAGTATTCCTCTGTATAAATATATTAAGCTTAAATATAGTTGA
- a CDS encoding 5'-3' exonuclease, giving the protein MNQEKPHVLVIDGMALLFRSFFATAMSGNYFKNAKGIPTNAVQGFARHVLAAQNLMQPTHIAICWDKGARTFRNDLYDGYKANRPKPAEELIPQFDMAQDLSEHLGWTNFGIVGMEADDTIASITHKWQEDARFTIVSGDKDLLQLLHPSTEIAFTKKGFTIYDVYNEARFLEEYGISPLLFPDVKAFMGDSSDGYAGVKGIGPKTALQLVQTYGSVEKVIESLHLLKAGQKAKIETDLQMLQLSKELATIRRDVPIEAELDHLLVKDIPSTKLDYLYDNGYTILARQLQNQQ; this is encoded by the coding sequence ATGAACCAAGAAAAACCACATGTATTAGTAATAGATGGGATGGCATTGTTATTCCGATCGTTTTTTGCAACTGCGATGTCTGGGAACTACTTTAAAAATGCAAAAGGAATTCCTACAAATGCTGTACAAGGCTTTGCAAGACATGTATTAGCTGCTCAAAATTTAATGCAACCAACCCATATAGCTATTTGTTGGGATAAAGGTGCGCGTACATTTAGAAATGATTTGTACGATGGGTATAAAGCAAATCGACCAAAGCCTGCGGAAGAACTGATTCCTCAATTTGATATGGCTCAAGACTTGTCTGAACATTTAGGATGGACGAACTTTGGTATAGTTGGAATGGAAGCAGATGATACAATCGCTTCGATTACACATAAATGGCAAGAGGATGCAAGGTTTACGATTGTTAGTGGAGATAAGGATTTACTTCAGCTTCTTCATCCATCAACAGAAATCGCATTTACGAAAAAAGGATTTACGATTTATGATGTATACAATGAAGCACGTTTTCTAGAGGAGTATGGCATTTCTCCATTATTATTCCCTGATGTAAAAGCATTTATGGGAGATTCCAGTGACGGATATGCTGGAGTAAAGGGGATTGGCCCAAAAACTGCATTGCAATTAGTCCAAACCTACGGATCCGTAGAGAAAGTGATTGAGTCCCTTCATTTACTGAAGGCAGGGCAAAAGGCTAAAATTGAAACAGATTTACAGATGCTTCAGCTATCTAAAGAACTAGCAACTATTCGACGAGATGTGCCAATTGAAGCCGAGTTAGATCATCTACTTGTAAAGGACATTCCATCGACTAAATTAGATTATTTATATGATAATGGTTATACGATTTTAGCTAGACAACTTCAAAATCAGCAATAA
- a CDS encoding oligosaccharide flippase family protein, protein MNQIRIGAILSYFSIFLTFIVGLIYTPILIRWLGQSDYGLYSLVLAFTSYLSLMDMGVGNAIVRYIARNRAIGDSKTESDLIGQFLRFFLGISVLTLIVGFIICIKVPDIFRNSLENSDIRTAQIMIIILTISFALSFILNVYSAVLQAYERFAFLKLSSIIRIVLVPIITIIALATGGSLISMTVITTSVNIIILIIGYLYCKKIIGIKVTFSPIEQDLKKEIFIYAFLILLTSIADKIYWQTDQVLLGILKNPEVVAVYAVAIQFVMIFMTLSVALSSLFLPKLSKIVTEKNHITKLNELFISISRFQFFVLALAFSGFIIFGKEFIILWAGSSYEQAFTIVIILMIPFFFDLVQNTGLVILQAKGLYLFRTISLVICSILNIIISIPLIEQYGSTGTAIVTAIFIAVGNVILLNYYYYYKIGLDIKLYWKNIIRIMLPLLVLVILFYKIKFNFNLETVGLFVSMFLYMILYIITIYSLCLNTLEKKSLKKIIKFL, encoded by the coding sequence ATGAATCAAATACGCATTGGAGCAATACTATCTTATTTCTCAATATTTTTGACATTTATTGTTGGTTTAATTTATACCCCAATTTTGATCAGGTGGCTGGGACAGTCAGACTATGGATTATATTCACTTGTCTTAGCTTTTACCTCTTATTTGAGCCTAATGGATATGGGGGTAGGAAATGCAATTGTACGCTATATAGCTCGTAATAGAGCAATAGGGGATTCAAAAACAGAATCAGATTTGATTGGTCAATTTTTGAGATTTTTCCTAGGTATCAGCGTTCTAACACTAATTGTAGGTTTCATTATTTGTATAAAAGTACCTGATATTTTCCGAAATAGTTTAGAAAATTCAGATATAAGGACTGCACAGATTATGATAATAATTTTGACAATTAGTTTTGCATTGTCATTCATTCTAAATGTTTATAGTGCCGTTTTGCAAGCATATGAGCGTTTTGCTTTTTTAAAGTTAAGTTCAATTATTAGAATAGTACTAGTACCTATTATTACAATAATTGCATTAGCAACAGGTGGAAGTTTAATATCGATGACAGTCATTACAACGTCTGTGAATATTATTATTTTGATTATTGGATATTTATATTGTAAAAAGATAATAGGAATTAAAGTGACATTTTCTCCAATTGAACAAGATTTAAAGAAGGAAATATTCATATATGCATTTTTAATCTTATTAACATCTATTGCAGATAAAATTTATTGGCAGACGGATCAAGTTCTTTTGGGTATCTTAAAAAATCCTGAAGTTGTCGCTGTATATGCTGTTGCAATACAATTTGTTATGATATTTATGACTTTATCAGTGGCTCTCAGTAGTTTATTTTTACCTAAACTTTCTAAAATCGTTACTGAAAAAAATCATATAACCAAGTTGAATGAGTTATTTATAAGTATTAGTAGGTTTCAATTTTTTGTACTAGCATTAGCATTTAGTGGTTTTATAATCTTTGGAAAAGAGTTCATTATTTTGTGGGCAGGTTCATCATATGAACAGGCATTTACAATTGTTATTATACTAATGATTCCTTTTTTCTTTGATTTAGTTCAAAATACTGGACTTGTCATTTTACAAGCTAAGGGACTTTATTTATTTAGAACCATTTCCTTAGTTATTTGTTCAATATTAAATATTATTATTTCGATTCCCCTTATAGAACAATATGGAAGTACTGGAACAGCAATTGTGACAGCTATCTTTATAGCGGTAGGAAATGTAATTTTACTAAATTATTACTATTATTATAAGATTGGTCTAGATATTAAATTATACTGGAAAAATATTATAAGAATAATGCTTCCTTTATTAGTTTTGGTAATATTATTCTATAAAATCAAATTTAACTTTAATTTGGAAACAGTAGGACTTTTTGTTTCTATGTTCCTCTATATGATTTTATATATCATTACTATATATTCACTTTGTTTGAATACTCTTGAAAAAAAATCTTTAAAAAAGATTATAAAATTTCTTTAA
- a CDS encoding STAS domain-containing protein → MSQENEILELKEKIAYYERIIKTMSTPIIPSIVSKTIMIPIVGYMFKERFENIETQTLEYVGEHREVETAVFDFSAVSLEDIGTFDFNVLAISISRLNSSLRLMGIRPIYVGFNPRFIREIVHANIHVELETYNSFKVALNRLLSEMNQTISSKE, encoded by the coding sequence ATGTCGCAAGAAAATGAAATTCTCGAACTAAAAGAAAAGATCGCCTATTACGAACGAATCATTAAAACAATGTCTACTCCAATTATTCCATCTATTGTTTCAAAAACAATTATGATCCCTATTGTAGGATATATGTTTAAAGAGCGTTTTGAAAATATTGAGACCCAAACACTTGAATATGTTGGAGAGCATCGAGAAGTCGAAACTGCTGTTTTTGATTTTTCAGCAGTTAGCTTGGAAGATATAGGAACATTTGACTTTAATGTTTTAGCTATCTCTATATCTAGATTAAACAGTTCTCTTCGGTTGATGGGTATTCGTCCAATATATGTCGGCTTTAACCCTAGATTTATCCGTGAAATTGTTCATGCCAATATTCATGTAGAGCTTGAAACATATAATAGTTTCAAAGTAGCATTAAATCGTCTCTTAAGTGAAATGAATCAAACTATTTCTTCTAAAGAATGA
- the galU gene encoding UTP--glucose-1-phosphate uridylyltransferase GalU: protein MKKVKKAIIPAAGLGTRFLPATKAMPKEMLPIVDRPTIEYIVEEAITSGIEDIIIVTGKGKRAIEDHFDRNFELEENLREKGKYELLHKINQSSNVEIHYIRQKEPKGLGHAVWCARNFIGDEPFAILLGDDIVQAEKPCLKQLIEQFDETGSSIVGVQKVSDEETYRYGIINPSSVDGRRYEVSGFVEKPEWGTAPSNLAIMGRYILTPEIFGFLDMQKTGAGGEIQLTDAIQRLNEIQKVYAYNFEGKRYDVGEKLGFIQTTIEMALKRDDLRVNLFQYLERVLENERIK from the coding sequence ATGAAAAAAGTGAAGAAAGCAATTATTCCAGCAGCCGGTCTTGGAACCAGATTCCTACCAGCGACAAAAGCAATGCCTAAAGAAATGTTACCAATCGTTGATAGACCTACCATTGAATATATTGTCGAGGAAGCCATTACTTCGGGAATAGAAGATATCATCATAGTTACGGGTAAAGGTAAGCGAGCCATCGAAGATCATTTTGATAGAAACTTTGAACTGGAAGAAAATCTTAGGGAAAAAGGGAAGTATGAATTACTGCATAAAATTAATCAATCATCAAATGTAGAGATACATTATATACGACAAAAAGAACCTAAAGGGCTGGGTCATGCGGTGTGGTGTGCACGTAATTTTATCGGAGATGAACCTTTTGCGATCTTACTTGGTGATGATATTGTTCAAGCTGAAAAGCCCTGTCTAAAACAGTTGATTGAACAGTTTGATGAAACAGGTTCATCGATAGTCGGTGTACAAAAAGTTTCTGATGAGGAAACATATCGCTATGGGATCATTAATCCAAGTTCGGTTGATGGTAGACGTTATGAAGTGAGTGGATTTGTAGAAAAACCTGAATGGGGTACCGCTCCATCTAATTTAGCAATTATGGGGCGTTATATTTTAACACCAGAGATTTTTGGTTTTCTTGATATGCAGAAAACAGGTGCTGGTGGAGAGATTCAGTTGACGGATGCAATTCAAAGGTTGAATGAGATACAGAAAGTGTACGCATATAATTTTGAGGGTAAGCGGTACGATGTTGGAGAGAAATTGGGTTTCATACAGACTACTATTGAGATGGCGTTAAAGAGGGATGATTTAAGAGTAAATTTATTTCAGTACCTTGAAAGAGTTCTTGAAAATGAAAGAATTAAGTGA
- a CDS encoding ATP-binding protein — MYMAMDQREANLFFQLVNHLYERSSIILTSNKSLD, encoded by the coding sequence ATGTATATGGCCATGGATCAGCGTGAAGCGAATCTGTTCTTCCAATTGGTAAATCATCTTTATGAACGAAGTTCGATTATTTTAACATCAAATAAAAGCCTCGATTAA
- a CDS encoding glycosyltransferase, with protein sequence MKKILLMNDIAYGGGVEKVMHILIEELRLEGYSITVLTNDYNEHFNKQYGNSEISYIYITKRMFRNSNILGKIYNKIIYQIKLNYKRRIINKYNYDIAIAMKEGPCMKFISNINSRRKFSWVHTDFNFFHWTKGVFKKNNELNCMKKYEKVICVSSAVEKGVMEKVGDPGNLIIRYNPINIKNIIHLSQETATKTDEMKDIDTTLFISVGRLDIQKGFDRLLEACLRLKNEGFNFRLWIIGDGIEKGNLERYIKYNKLTNIILLGEKKNPYKYVKMASWYISPSRSESFSLAIYESIALNIPVITTKCPGAIELFDESVHGLIVENSKDGIYWGMKKVLIDSDIFKRFSKSAKLTNNEFNVYNYRVQEITNLLK encoded by the coding sequence ATGAAAAAGATATTACTAATGAATGACATAGCCTATGGTGGTGGTGTTGAAAAGGTCATGCATATACTCATTGAAGAACTTAGATTAGAGGGTTATAGCATTACTGTATTAACCAATGATTATAACGAACATTTTAATAAACAATATGGGAATTCCGAAATAAGCTATATTTATATAACTAAAAGAATGTTTCGCAACAGTAACATTTTAGGAAAGATATATAATAAAATAATTTATCAAATCAAATTAAATTATAAAAGAAGAATTATTAATAAATACAATTATGATATTGCTATCGCTATGAAAGAAGGACCATGCATGAAATTTATTTCGAATATTAATTCACGAAGAAAATTTTCATGGGTCCATACGGACTTTAATTTTTTTCATTGGACCAAAGGCGTATTTAAAAAAAATAATGAATTAAATTGTATGAAAAAGTACGAAAAAGTTATATGTGTGTCTAGTGCTGTGGAGAAAGGTGTCATGGAAAAAGTTGGGGACCCAGGTAATTTGATTATAAGATACAATCCAATTAATATAAAAAATATCATTCATCTGTCACAAGAGACAGCAACCAAAACAGATGAAATGAAAGACATTGACACAACATTATTTATTTCGGTGGGTAGATTAGATATACAAAAGGGTTTTGATAGATTATTGGAAGCATGTTTACGTTTGAAAAATGAGGGCTTTAATTTTCGGTTATGGATAATTGGTGATGGTATAGAAAAAGGAAATTTAGAAAGATATATAAAATATAACAAACTAACAAATATAATTTTATTGGGGGAAAAAAAAAATCCATATAAGTATGTTAAAATGGCTAGTTGGTATATTTCACCATCTAGATCGGAGAGTTTTTCATTGGCTATTTATGAGTCCATAGCATTGAATATTCCTGTTATTACAACAAAATGTCCCGGGGCAATTGAACTGTTTGATGAAAGTGTCCATGGGCTTATAGTAGAAAATTCTAAGGATGGTATTTATTGGGGGATGAAAAAGGTACTAATTGATTCAGACATCTTTAAAAGGTTTAGTAAGTCGGCAAAATTAACGAACAACGAATTCAACGTTTACAACTATAGGGTTCAAGAAATTACAAATCTATTAAAATAA
- a CDS encoding GNAT family N-acetyltransferase, whose product MITFKTMEELTFKEAHELFIRGFEGYFTPMNMSLDAFVARIGNEGLSLELSIIMFDGEIPIGFVLQGMKEVNGQKVAWNGGTGIIPEYRAKKHGTILMGKALDILKKHNVSVATLEAISINEPAIKLYEKLGYKVIDTLHFWESEGVLSFDENIAKEFMIQRIPALQAVNTDIFPNLVPWQVDPSVTPKVGGEAVIAMKNNKVLAACLVRTKQQFGFEADGVTLFQAITNSENEEGERALHAVLQDGLYFKHSLKRTTYNLVDTNYKILSFLQSQGFKNTDISQVFMVNKMNQL is encoded by the coding sequence ATGATTACATTTAAAACGATGGAAGAGTTAACTTTTAAAGAAGCACATGAACTTTTTATTCGTGGGTTTGAAGGATATTTTACACCGATGAACATGTCACTTGATGCTTTTGTAGCCCGTATTGGCAATGAAGGGCTCTCATTAGAATTGTCGATTATTATGTTTGACGGGGAGATTCCAATTGGATTTGTGCTACAAGGCATGAAAGAAGTGAATGGTCAAAAAGTAGCGTGGAATGGTGGAACTGGCATTATACCAGAGTACAGAGCGAAGAAACATGGAACTATTCTGATGGGAAAAGCACTAGACATATTGAAAAAACATAATGTATCTGTAGCAACTTTAGAAGCCATCTCTATTAATGAGCCAGCTATTAAATTATATGAAAAGCTAGGCTATAAAGTAATTGATACGTTACATTTTTGGGAGTCGGAAGGAGTTCTCTCTTTTGATGAAAATATTGCAAAAGAATTTATGATTCAAAGAATACCAGCCTTACAAGCAGTAAATACAGATATTTTTCCAAATCTAGTACCGTGGCAAGTAGATCCATCCGTAACTCCAAAAGTTGGCGGAGAAGCGGTCATTGCAATGAAAAATAATAAAGTGCTAGCAGCTTGCCTGGTGAGAACGAAGCAACAATTTGGTTTTGAAGCAGATGGTGTCACGTTATTTCAAGCCATTACTAATAGTGAAAATGAAGAAGGTGAGCGTGCACTTCATGCTGTCTTGCAAGATGGACTTTATTTTAAACATTCACTCAAAAGAACGACTTATAATTTAGTTGACACTAACTATAAAATACTTTCGTTTTTACAAAGCCAAGGCTTTAAAAATACAGATATTTCGCAAGTGTTTATGGTAAACAAAATGAATCAACTTTAA
- a CDS encoding GNAT family N-acetyltransferase gives MIQLLQKQDFEQAASIVALAYPGMNIQTTEEKIKFVERLTVEQEEQNGINYFGNFNETGELLGIYRLNDFECNVNGKFQRVFGIGMVAVHLLHKKEKIAFQLLSHFHQYARQENVALVSLYPFNPSFYRKMGYGYGPMKYEYKIKPDALIANGDKGLVQFLSPNDEEAIVTLYNDYALQNHGMIKRTWTERRYIKNAATNYVGVVENDELIGALAFTLHPVKDSHFLHQHMVVHEWIWSKPNAYKQLASWLSSQQDQVDRIIFRTNDSSFLYALTNPLNDSNHLIPSLYHEVATAGVGLMYRITNIGLFVHEMNFQNLNRPDEYTRLLLEINDTFLKEQNGLYEFIYNGELWSATKVLDSNERANMKIGIHDLSSWWMGCVSLKDLCKYGEVTINNIDSNLLDGWFMPNTSPICFTSF, from the coding sequence TTGATTCAACTTCTACAAAAGCAAGATTTTGAACAAGCGGCAAGTATTGTTGCATTAGCTTATCCAGGCATGAACATACAAACAACTGAAGAAAAAATAAAATTTGTTGAGCGTTTGACAGTAGAACAAGAAGAACAAAATGGCATTAACTATTTTGGCAATTTTAATGAGACAGGAGAGCTCTTAGGCATTTATCGTTTAAATGATTTTGAATGTAATGTTAATGGGAAGTTTCAGCGTGTTTTTGGAATTGGAATGGTAGCTGTCCATCTACTTCATAAAAAAGAGAAAATTGCTTTTCAACTCCTTTCTCATTTTCATCAATATGCGAGGCAGGAAAATGTAGCCCTAGTGTCACTTTATCCTTTTAATCCTAGTTTTTATCGGAAAATGGGGTATGGTTATGGACCGATGAAATATGAGTATAAAATTAAACCAGATGCACTTATTGCAAATGGCGACAAAGGACTTGTGCAGTTCTTGTCTCCAAACGATGAGGAAGCGATAGTCACCTTATATAATGACTATGCTTTACAAAATCATGGGATGATTAAAAGAACGTGGACAGAACGTCGCTACATTAAAAATGCAGCTACTAACTATGTTGGTGTCGTTGAAAACGATGAGCTAATAGGAGCATTAGCATTTACTCTGCACCCAGTGAAAGATAGTCACTTTTTACATCAACATATGGTTGTACACGAATGGATATGGTCGAAACCTAATGCGTATAAACAATTAGCATCTTGGTTATCTTCCCAGCAAGATCAAGTCGATCGTATTATCTTTCGAACAAACGATTCATCATTTTTATATGCACTTACCAATCCGTTAAATGATTCTAATCATCTGATACCAAGTCTGTATCATGAAGTTGCAACTGCTGGAGTAGGTCTAATGTATAGAATAACTAATATTGGCTTGTTTGTTCACGAAATGAACTTTCAGAATCTCAATAGACCAGACGAATATACAAGATTATTACTAGAAATAAATGATACATTCTTAAAAGAGCAGAACGGTTTATATGAATTCATTTATAATGGTGAACTTTGGAGTGCTACGAAAGTATTGGATTCTAATGAAAGAGCTAATATGAAGATTGGTATCCATGATCTAAGCTCTTGGTGGATGGGATGTGTGTCACTTAAAGACCTTTGTAAATACGGAGAAGTCACTATAAATAACATAGATAGTAATTTACTAGATGGATGGTTTATGCCAAATACTAGTCCTATTTGTTTTACTTCATTTTGA
- a CDS encoding IS3 family transposase, which produces MRKDYPVSTLCKTLKVSTSGYYNYIAQPQKSLSERDQIDSKVIQSLYDYTGGTIGVKRIAGKLKENHNHIINHKRVSRLMYEMNIKSKIRVKKYFRSKKDAQSNWIYPNLLNRYFDAPLPNRKWVTDLSEITVEEEKFYVSAIMYLCNREIIAFKMSDSPTAALVEATVKQAMKTRELPDLTNIIIHSDQGSVYKSFKYKNLAKKLQFSPSMFRKANCWDKAVIESFFSHLKTEFPHLYATDNAKQVRKDLLLYIAYFNENRGQKRLGYLSPTAYLKLKHSAS; this is translated from the coding sequence CTGAGAAAGGATTATCCTGTATCTACCCTTTGCAAAACACTAAAAGTATCAACCAGTGGATATTACAACTATATTGCGCAGCCTCAAAAGTCTCTTTCTGAACGGGATCAAATTGATAGTAAGGTCATTCAAAGCTTATATGATTATACCGGCGGCACCATTGGTGTGAAACGAATTGCCGGTAAACTGAAAGAGAATCATAATCATATAATTAATCATAAACGTGTATCACGTTTAATGTATGAGATGAATATCAAATCTAAAATTCGTGTTAAGAAATACTTCCGGTCTAAGAAAGATGCACAATCTAACTGGATATATCCAAACCTTCTTAATCGCTATTTTGATGCTCCACTGCCCAATCGTAAATGGGTTACCGATCTATCTGAGATTACAGTGGAAGAAGAAAAATTTTACGTTTCTGCAATCATGTATCTTTGCAATCGAGAAATTATTGCATTTAAAATGAGCGATAGTCCAACTGCAGCCCTGGTAGAAGCTACTGTTAAACAAGCAATGAAAACGAGAGAGCTGCCCGACTTAACAAACATCATCATTCACTCTGATCAAGGGAGTGTCTATAAGTCTTTTAAGTATAAAAATCTTGCCAAGAAACTCCAATTTTCACCAAGTATGTTTCGGAAGGCGAACTGCTGGGATAAAGCTGTAATTGAGAGCTTTTTTTCGCATTTAAAGACCGAATTCCCGCACTTGTATGCCACAGACAATGCGAAACAGGTAAGGAAAGATTTACTCTTATACATTGCATATTTTAACGAAAACCGTGGTCAAAAAAGACTGGGTTATTTAAGTCCAACTGCTTATTTAAAGTTAAAACATTCAGCTAGCTAA